The following DNA comes from Burkholderia sp. HI2500.
GGATATTCGTCACGAACCCGGCGAAGCTGTACGGATTTGCCTAGATCGACAGCCGCGTGTCCAAACCGGGGAATCAGCACTAACCCTGATTAAAAAACCTTATCGCGGTGAAAAATTCCGCATCTTATTGAACCGATATCGGCTCGCTATAGTGGCTCGCTTTCCCGCACGCACCCGTTGCGTGCGCAGACAAACAGCAGGAGCCCCTTGATGCCCACCGATACCCGATTCACCGAAGTCGAGGATCTGATGCCCGCCGCCGGCGGGTTGCGCGAGATCCGTCACCACATCCATCACCACCCCGAACTCGCGTACGAGGAGCACGACACGGCCGTGCTCGTCGCCGAGAAGCTCGAGCAGTGGGGCTGGCAGGTGACGCGCGGGGTCGGCAAGACGGGCGTGGTCGGCACGCTGCGCGTGGGCGACGGCACGCGCAGCATCGGCATTCGCGCCGACATGGACGCGCTGCCGATCATCGAGGCGACGGGGCTGCCCTACGCGAGCGGCACGCACGGCAAGATGCACGCATGCGGCCACGACGGCCACACGACGATGCTGCTCGGCGCCGCGCAGCACCTCGCGAAGACCCGCAACTTCTCCGGCACCGTGCACCTGTATTTCCAGCCGGCGGAAGAGCATGGCGTCGACAGCGGCGCGAAGAAGATGATCGACGATGGCCTGTTCGAGCGCTTCCCGTGCGACGCGGTGTTCGGCATGCACAACCATCCGGGCGCGGCGCCCGGCGTGTTCCTGACGCGGCGCGGTCCATTCATGTCGGCCGGCGACAAGGCGATCATCACGATCGAAGGCGTCGGCGGCCACGCGGCACGGCCGCACCTGACGGTCGACCCGGTCGTCGTCGCGGCGAGCATCGTGATGGCGCTGCAGACGATCGTCGCGCGCAACGTCGATCCGTCGCAGCCGGCGGTCGTCACGGTCGGCTCGATGCACGCGGGCACCGCGAACAACGTGATCCCGAACGGCGCGCGTCTCGAACTCAGCGTGCGCTCGTTCAGCCCCGACGTGCGCGCGCTGCTCAAGCGCCGCATCACCGAGCTGGCCGAAACGCAGGCCGCGAGCTACGGCGCAACCGCGCACGTCGAATACATCGAAGGCTATCCGGTCGTCGTCAATACGGATGCCGAAACGGATTTTGCCGCGCAGGTCGCGCGCGAACTCGTCGGCGACGCGCACGTGGTCGAGCAGACCGACCTGCTGATGGGCAGCGAGGATTTCGCGTTCATGCTGCAGCAGCGGCCGGGCTCGTTCGTGCGGCTCGGCAACGGCGAAGGCGAGGACGGCTGCATGGTGCACAACCCGAAATACGACTTCAACGATCGCAACCTGCCGATCGGCGCGGCGTACTGGACGCGTCTCGTGGAGCGTTACCTGGGGCAGTGATCGCGGCGACGGCGCGCGGCCGGCGCTTCCGGCGCATTGACAGGAGAGGATAGCGATGCAGAAAGACCATCTCGCGCTGCACCCCGCGTCGACGGGCGTGGCCGAAGCCGGCGCGCCCGGCGCACCGGCCGTCACGCGGCGCGGTGCGATCGCCGCGGCCGTGATCGGCAACTGGCTGGAATTCTTCGATTTCACCGTGTACGGCTTCTTCGCGGTGCTGATCGGCAAGCTGTTCTTCCCGTCGAGCGACCCGACCACGTCGCTGCTGCTGTCGGTCGCGACGTTCGCCGCCGGCTTCTTCACGCGGCCGCTCGGCAGCGTCGTGCTCGGCGTATACGCGGACCGCAAGGGACGCAAGGCCGCGCTGAACCTGACGATCATGTTGATGGCGCTCGGCACGGGCCTGATCGCGATCGCGCCGACGTATGCGCAGGTCGGCGTGGCCGCGCCGCTGCTGGTCGTGTTCGCGCGGCTGATGCAGGGCTTCTCGCAGGGCGGCGAATTCGGCGCGGCGACGTCGACGCTGCTCGAACAGGGCGGCACGTCGCGCCGTGCGTTCCGCGCGAGCTGGCAGCTCGCGACGCAGGGTGGCGCCGCGCTGATGGGCTCGGGCTTCGCGGCGCTGCTGTCGAACACGATGACGAAGGATGCGCTGGAAGGCTGGGGCTGGCGCTTGCCGTTTCTCGTCGGCGTGCTGATCGCGCCGGTCGGGATGTTCTTGCGCCGCCGGCTCGCCGACGATGCGCCCGGCGACCGCCATCACGGCATCGAACGCGGCGTGCTTCACGAGCTGTTCTCGAAGCACACGCGCACGGTGGTGCTGCTGATGCTCACGGTGATGGGCGGCACGGTGTCGACCTACATCCTGACGTTCTACATGCCGACCTACGCGATCCACACGCTCGGCCTGCCGATGAAGCTGTCGATGTTCGTCGGCGTCGCATCGGGCTGCGTGATGCTGGTCACGTGCCCGCTGTTCGGCTGGCTGTCGGACAGGCTCGGCAGCCGGCGCCTGCCGATCTTCGTCGGCCGCGGCGTGCTGGTCGCCTTGCTGTTCCCGGCGTTCTGGCTGATGAACCATCACCCGACGCTGTCGGTGATCCTGCCGCTGACCGCGCTGATGCTGCTGTTCTATTCGCTCGGCTCGGCGTCGGAAATGGCGCTGATGTGCGAGTCGTTGCCGCGCCACGTGCGCGCGACCGGCATCTCGATCGCGTATGCGCTCGCGGTGACGATCTTCGGCGGCACCGCGCAGTTGATCGCGACCTGGCTCGTGAAGACGACCGGCAGCAAGCTCGCGCCGGCCGGTTACGTGGCCGCATGCGTGGTGCTGTCGTTGATCGCGGTGGCGATGCTGCGCGAGACGGCGCGGGATTCGATCGACTGACACGCGGCGCAGCGCGGCACGACGGGCGGCCGGCGGCAATACGCGCTTACCGCCCGCGCACCACCCTCAGGTACGACGCGAGCATCGTCGCGAGTTCCTGCGCGGCCGGCGTCAGCGGCACGGCCGCGCGCTGCAGCAGGCAGATGTCCTGCGATTCGGCCTGCTCGCGCACGGGCACTTTCGCGAGCGCACCGGCGAACGGCCCGTGCCGCGTCACGGCTTCGGTTTCGAGCGACAGGCAATCGGTCTGCGTGACGAGCTGCAGCGTCTCGAACATCCCTTCGACGGTGGCGAGGATCTTCGGCGGCGGCAGGCCATGCACGTCGAAGTACGCGAGCAGCCGGTTGACGACGGGGTCCGCGCTCAGGTTCGGCGAGCGCGTCGACACCCATGCGTAGTCGGCCAGTTCGGCCAGCGATTGCGCATGCATCGCCGGATGCCCGTTGCGGCACACGACCACCGGCGCGGAAGCACGCAGCGGCGTGACCGCGAGATCGGTCGTGTCGGTCTGCTTCGCGACCAGCGCGATCGCGAAATCGACTGCGCTTTCCCGCAGCCAGCCGATCATCATCCGCGACGTGCCGGTGCGCAGGTGCACGTCGACCTTGTCGAAGCGCGCACGGAACGCGCTCAGCACCGGCGCGAACGCATCGATCAGCGGTTCGGCCACGAGGCCGAGCGTGACGGTGCCTTCGTACGCGCCGCTCAGTTGCCGGATTTCCCGCTCGACCTGCTCGCATTCGCCGAGGATCGACCCGGAGCGCGCGAGCAGCCGCTGGCCGACGGCCGTCGGCACGATCCCGCGATTGGTGCGCGTGAACAGCGTCGCGCCGAGCGTCGCCTCGAGGCTCTGCAGCTGCTGCGTGACGCCGCTCTGCGCGAGATCGAGCGCGCGTGCGGCCGCGCGCAGGCTGCCGTGCTCGACGACGGCCTGGAAGATGCGGAGCTGGGAGAGCGTGAACGCCATGGGCAAGCGCGGGGCCGGTGATCGGGAAAAGTGATCATGATAAGGCAGTGGGCGATTCCGCCGGCGGCGCGTGCGCACTACGATCGCAGGCAGTCCGGCTCACGCCGTTTGCCCATCGTCCCGCCTTCGTCGACCATGAAACGTCCCTTCCTGCCGCTCGTTTCCCTATGCCTTGCGCTCGCGGCTGGTTCCGCGCACGCACTCGATGCGCGCCCCGTGCGCCTCGGCATCGATCCGACCTATCCGCCGATGGATTCGAAGGCGCCTGACGGCAGCCTGAAGGGCTTCGACGTCGATCTCGGCAACGAGATCTGCCGCCGCGCGCAGTTGCGCTGCCAGTGGGTCGAGCTTGAATTCTCCGGGATGATTCCCGCGCTGCAGGCGCGCAAGATCGACGCGATCCTGTCGTCGATGGCGATCACCGAGAAGCGCGAGAAGCAGATCCTGTTCTCGTCGAAGCTGTTCCGCTTCAAGTCGCGGCTCGTCGCGCGGCCCGGCAGCGGCGTCGACAGCACGACCGCATCGCTTGCGGGCAAGCGCGTCGGCGTGCAGTCGGGCACGCAGTTCGAATCGTGGGCGCTCGCGCACTGGGCGCCGGCCGGTGTCAGCGTGATGCCGTACAAGAGCCAGGACGACGTGTTCGCCGATCTCGTCAACGGCCGCCTCGACGCGGCGTTGCTCGGCACCGTGGAAGCCGACTACGGCTTCCTGCGCACGCCGAAGGGCAAGGGCTTCGCGTTCGTCGGCGCACCGCTCGACCTGGGCGATCGCGGCGTCGGCATCGGCATGCGGCAGTCGGATACGGCGCTCAAAGCGTCGATCGACGGCGCGATCGCGTCGATGCTGAAGGACGGCACGTACGACCGGATCGCGAAGAAGTATTTCGACTTCAACCCGTACGGCGACTGAGCGCCGAGCCACCTCGACGTTTCACCGGCTTCTTCGTTTTCATTTCGTTCGAGACCATCGATGCAGATTCGCACCACGCCGCTCCTGTCGCCGTCGATCGGCACGCAGCGCACGCTGACGAGCTTTCATTTCGGGCCGGCCGACACCGGCCGCAAGATCTACCTGCAGGCCGCGCTGCACGCGGACGAGACGCCCGCGATGCTCGCGGCGTTCGTACTGAAGCAGCGTCTCGCGCAGCTCGATGCCGAAGGCCGGCTCGCGGCCGAGATCGTGCTCGTGCCGGTGGCGAACCCGGTCGGCCTCAATCATCATCTGCTCGGGCAGTTCATCGGCCGTTTCGATCTCGCGAGCGGCCGCAACTTCAATCGCGGCTTCCTGCCGCTCGCGGAGATCGCCGCGCATGCGCGCGACCGGCTCGGCGACGACGGCGAGCGCAATCGCGCGATCGTGCGCGAATGCGTCGGCGTGGCGCTCGACGAGATCGTGCCGCGCACGGAGTTCGATGCGCTGCAGCTCGCGCTGCTGAAGCTGTCGCTCGACGCCGATGTGGTGATCGACCTGCATTGTTCGCTCGAAGCGGTGATGCATGTGTACACGAGCGAGACCGCATGGCCGGAAGTCGAGCCGCTCGCGCGTTATCTCGGCTCGGAGGTGTCGCTGCTCGCCGAGGATTCGGGCGGGCACGCGTTCGACGATGCGCATCACCTGCTGTGGTCGCAATTGCGGCAGCACTTGCCGGCGGGCACGCCGATGGCGGCCGGCACCGTGGCCGTGACGGTCGAGTGCCGCGGCCAGCGCGACGTGACGTACGACTATGCGGAACGCGATGCCGATGCGCTCGTCGACTATCTCGTCTGGCGCGGCGCGGTGCAGGGCGAACGCAAGCCGCTACCGCCGCTCGCCGCGCCGGCCACGCCGCTGGCCGGCAGCGAGCAGTTCCATGCGCCGGTGAGCGGGATACTCGTGCACCGCGCGGCGATCGGCGCGACGATCCGCGCCGGCGATCCGCTGTTCGACATCGTCGATCCGCTGACGGACGCGATCACGACGATTTCGAGCGGGACCGATGGCGTGTTCTACATGCGCCGCGCGATTCGGTTCGTCACGGCGGGTGCGCCGCTCGGCCGCGTGACGGGCACGGTGCCGGTGCGCAAGGGGATGTTGCTCGGCGCATGAGCGGCGCGGTGTTCTACCCGTGTGCGACGCGATTTCGTTCTTGTCAAATTGACCGCGTTTCCGTGCGTCACTAAATTGTGCGGCGCGGAGTTCGCTCCGTGTTCCGTGAGAAGAACGTTGTAACCAAGTGGAGTTGATACGGGCAGCCAAGGGCTGCCCGTTTTTTTTGCGGTGCGTCTACGGCAACGCACTGTGGCGAAGGTCGTGAAACAGGTCGTAGACGAGCGCGCGTGCTGTTCGGCAGCGATGTCAATTAGCCAGACAGTGTCTGGCTAATCTTCCCCGGCACTGGTACGCCCGAGGTGACTCGACGAACTGGCGCAGTGCTTCACGCTGCCGTGGTCGGCCTATGTGCGGCTGCCGTCGGTCAAGGACGACCAGGCCTCACCCCCGCCGCGCCACCAGCTCCGACACCGTCTGCGCGGCCTGCTGCAGCGGCCCGAGAAACTCCTTCACCATCTGCTTCGCGGTATGCCGCTGCGCGTTGCCGCTGATGTTCATCGCCGCGATGATCTGCCCACGCCGGTTGCGGATCGGCGCGGACAACGACATCAGGCCCACTTCGAGTTCCTGGTCGACCACCGCCCAGCCTTGCTGGCGCACCTGCGCGATCGCCGCCTTCAGTTCGCCGAGGTCGGTGATCGTGCGCGGCGTATGCGCGCGGATGCCGCTTTGCGCGAGCGTCTCGTCGAGCTCGGCGTCGTCGAGCGCGGACAGCAGCACGCGGCCCATCGACGTGCAGTACGCGGGCAACCGGCTGCCGATCGACAGGTTGATCGTCATGATCTTGCGGGTCGGCACGCGCAGCACGTAGACGATCTCGGTGCGGTCGAGCACGGCCGCCGAGCAGCTTTCGTGGATCTGCGCGGACAGCTGTTCCATCACGGGATCGGCGAGATTCCAGAACGGCATCGACGTGAGGTACGCGAAGCCGAGCTCGAGGATCTTCGGCGTGAGCCGGAACAGCCGGCCGTCGGCCTCGACGTAGCCGAGCGTCTGCAGCGTGAGCAGGATCCGGCGCGCGCCCGCGCGCGTGAGCCCGGTGGCCGAGGCGACCTCGGTGAGCGTCTGCTCCGGACGGGCCGCGTCGAATGCGCGGATCACTGCGAGGCCGCGCGCGAACGACTGGACATAGGAGTCGCCGGGTTTCGTCTGAGTGTCTTCGGTTGTCATGAGCGCCTGGAATATCGTGCAGCCGAGAAGATAGCGCATGGGGCCTGACACGCCAACCGCGCGGCGGACCGCGCGCTTGACAGGTCGTCCCCGCACTCCCTATGATGCGTTGAACGTTCGATACACGATCTTATGTTCGTATATAGAACATTTAAGCGCATCCCGACGGGCAATGCAAGGGGCGCGCCCTGTTCATTCCCCCAGCCTGTCCTGGGACCGGAGACACTGATGACCGAAGCTTTTCTGTGTGATGCGATCCGTACGCCGATCGGGCGTTACGGTGGTGCACTGTCCGGCGTGCGCGCCGACGATCTGGGCGCGGTGCCGCTCAAGGCGCTCGTCGAGCGCAACCGTGACGTCGACTGGACGGCGATCGACGACGTGATCTACGGCTGCGCGAACCAGGCCGGCGAGGACAACCGCAACGTCGCGCGCATGTCGGCGCTGCTCGCAGGGCTGCCGCAGGGCGTGCCCGGTTCGACGATCAACCGCCTGTGCGGTTCCGGGATGGATGCGGTCGGCGTGGCCGCGCGTGCGATCAAGTCCGGCGAGGCCGCGCTGATGGTCGCGGGCGGCGTCGAGAGCATGACGCGCGCGCCGTTCGTGATGGGCAAGGCCGCGAGCGCGTTCGCGCGCCAGGCCGACATCTACGATACGACGATCGGCTGGCGCTTCGTCAATCCGCTGATGAAACAGCTGCACGGCGTCGATTCGATGCCGGAGACGGCCGAGAACGTCGCGGTCGACTACAACATTAGCCGCGCCGACCAGGACCTGTTCGCGCTGCGCAGCCAGCAGAAGGCCGCGCGCGCGCAGCAGGACGGCACGCTGGCCGAGGAAATCGTCGCGGTCACGATTGCGCAGAAGAAGGGCGATCCGCTGGTCGTATCGCGCGACGAGCATCCGCGCGAGACGTCGCTCGAAACGCTGGCGAAGCTGAAGGGCGTCGTGCGCCCGGACGGCTCGGTGACGGCCGGCAATGCGTCGGGCGTCAATGACGGCGCCGCTGCACTGCTGCTCGCGAACGAGGAAACCGCGAAGCGCTTCGGCCTGACGCCGCGCGCACGCGTGCTGGGGATCGCGACGGCCGGCGTCGCGCCGCGCGTGATGGGCATCGGCCCCGCGCCGGCCACGCAGAAGCTGCTCGCCCGGCTCGGGATGACGATCGACCAGTTCGACGTGATCGAGCTGAACGAGGCGTTCGCGTCGCAAGGTCTCGCGGTGCTGCGCATGCTCGGCGTGGCCGACGACGATCCGCGCGTGAACCCGAACGGCGGCGCGATCGCACTGGGCCATCCGCTTGGCGCGTCGGGCGCGCGTCTCGTGACGACCGCGATGTATCAGCTGCATCGCACGAACGGCCGCTTTGCGCTGTGCACGATGTGCATCGGCGTCGGCCAGGGCATCGCGATCGCGATCGAGCGCGTCTGACCTGCGCCACACGGCGAAGCGGCAGCGCACGCGCCGCTTCGCGCTATCCGAATCGATGCGCGGCACGAGGATTCTCGTGCCGCGCATCGTCGTTAACCGGCCTGCGACAACTGCTTGAGGCGCGCATCGAGCGCGTCGATCTCGGTGTCCGCGAACACTTCGACGCCATGCTCGCGCAGCAACGCCGCCGTGACACCGGCGCCCGCGTGCCGCCGGTTCTCGAAACTCCCGTCATAAATGAACGTGCTGCCGCACGACGGACTGCCGTCCGCGAGGATCGCGAAGCGGCAATCGTGCGTGCGCGCGAGGGCCAGCGCGGTGTGCGCGCCGGACACGAACGGCGCCGTCACGTCGGTGCCGTTCACGTCGACGATGCGCGCGGCGCCAGCCAGCACCCGCTGCCCCGATTCGCCGTGGGCGATTTCGGCGGGCGGGCGCGGCACGCTGAAGCCGCCGGCCAGTTCGGGGCAGACGGGCACGAGACGCCCTTCGCGCTGCCACCGTTCGAGCGCCTCGTGCGCGGCGGTCTTGGCCGAGCCGTTGTAACGGACCGGATGACCGATCACGCACATGCTGACGAGGATCCTCGGCATGGCTTGCGGCTGCGCTTCGTTCTGCAATTTCGCTCTCCGTGATGCGGCGCTAGCCGATAGCGGCCGTGGCAAAGCGGGAAATTCCACGCTTCACCCGCGCGCCGGTGCGTCAGGCCGTCGGTCCTTCCAGGTGAATGTCTTCCGGCTCGAGCGCGTACAGCGCCGGGTCGGGCGACGCGCTGACCGTGAAGCCGAGCCGCAGGTAGAAGTCGATCGTGTTCTGCGACGGCGTCGCGGACACATACAGGCGCGCAGCGCCCATCGCGCGCGCCTGCTCGCGGGCCGCGCGGTAAAGCTGCTCGCCGAGCCCGCAGCCGCGCCAGTCGTGGCTCACGTGCAGGAACTTCAACTGCAGCATGTCGCCGTGCGGGCCGAGCGGCTGGCTGTCGACGATGACCGCCGCGACGAGCCGCGCGCCGTCGAACATGCCGACGCACCAGCCGCCGCGATCGTGGCAGTCGAGCAGGATCGGCGTGTAGTGGTCGGCTTCGCCGTCGGGCCAGCCCGCGACGTCATAAAAGTCGGGAACGAGATGCAGCGTGCCGTCGCGCAGCACGTACAGGTGCTGGATGATCTCGCGCCGGTCGATGGTCCACACGAGCGGCACGTCGTCGCGCGTGAGCAGGCGGGTGGACAGGGCGTCGCGTTCGGCGGCGGTGCGGCGCGTCATGCGGCCTCCCGATGCGCGGCGATCGCATACATCAGCGGCAGGCGCGGCATGTGATCGGGCGGCACCATCCGGCGGCCGTCCAGCTCGCGCATGTCGTCGAAACCCTTCCAGCCGTTCGCGTACGGATATTCGGTCAGGCGGTCGATCGCGAGCCCTGCCGATACGAGCGCGTTCACGACATCGCCGATGCCCCACATGAACTCGTAGCTCGGATGCGGGTTCGCGAAATCGACGACGCCCGGATGGTCGTGCTGCGCGCCGAGCCCCGTGCCGGATGCGGCAACGTAATCGCCGACACCTGCCGGCTCCTCGGTCGCATCGCCTTTGAAATAGTCGTAGTGCGGCGTCCAGTGTTCGTCGAAATACAGCGCGAACGGATGGAACTCGACCATCGCGAAACGGCCGCCGGGCGCGAGCAGCGCGGCGATCCCGCGGGCCCACGCGTTCAGGTCGGACAGCCAGCAGATCGCGCCGTACGACGTGAACACGCGCTCGAAGCGCTCGCCGCGCGCGGCGGCCTCGGGCATCCAGTCGAGCACGTCGGCGCGCTCGAAGCGCGCGGGCAGGCCCGCGTCGGCCGACAGTTGCCGTGCGAAGGCGATCGCTTCGTCGGAGATGTCGACGCCCGTCGCGTCCGCGCCGTCGCGCACGAGGCTCAGCGTGTCCTGCCCCGCGTTGCACTGCAGATGCAGGAGCCGCACCCCGCTGACGTCGCCGAGCAGTTCGCGTTCTTCCGGGAAGAGCGTCGAGCCGCCCGCGCGAAAAAATGCGGCCTGATCGCCTTTATGACTGTTATGCGCGACTGTCGCCGTATTCCAGGACAGCCGATTCAGTTCGTGCAATGCCTTTTTCATCGAATTCGAATACCGATTGAATGGGACAGGATAGACGGAATCGTTTCGCCGCGTGCAACGGCCGACGGCGTTGGCATGCCGCGCGGCCTGGCTGGGCGGTGCGGCGTGACAGGCGGATGAACACGCGCAGCGAATATTGCCGGATTATTTGATCGAAATCATGGCGTCCGCCGAATTGAATATTTTATGCGATCAAAGGGTAAGGTTTTTCCCCAATATGCCGACAGTAAGATGAAGACCGTCGTAAAGCGATAAACCGTTTTTCGGCTACTGAGCGTGAAGTCAGCGCGACGCGGACGTCAGATCCGCTTTTCGGAGCCTTGCATGCGCAATAACCAGCCCGTTACCCAACAGGAATTCGATTTTCCCGACGACGTCACGCTGATGTCGACGACCGACGCAGACAGCATCATCACCTACGCCAACACGACGTTCGCGCAGGTGAGCGGCTTCACGAACGAGGAACTCGTCGGCCAGCCGCACAACGCGGTGCGCCACCCGGACATGCCGCGCGAAGCGTTTGCCGACATGTGGGCGACGCTCAGGCGCGGCGAGCCATGGACCGCGCTGGTGAAGAACCGCCGCAAGAACGGCGACCACTACTGGGTGCGTGCGAACGCGATTCCGGTGATGCGAAACGGCGAGCCGCAAGGCTACATGTCGGTGCGGACGAAGGCGCCGCACGACGAATCCGAGGCCGCCGACGCGTTGTATCGCGCGTTCCGCGAAGGCAAGGCCGGCCAGCGCCGGTTCCACAAGGGGCTGGTGATC
Coding sequences within:
- a CDS encoding M20 aminoacylase family protein; the protein is MPTDTRFTEVEDLMPAAGGLREIRHHIHHHPELAYEEHDTAVLVAEKLEQWGWQVTRGVGKTGVVGTLRVGDGTRSIGIRADMDALPIIEATGLPYASGTHGKMHACGHDGHTTMLLGAAQHLAKTRNFSGTVHLYFQPAEEHGVDSGAKKMIDDGLFERFPCDAVFGMHNHPGAAPGVFLTRRGPFMSAGDKAIITIEGVGGHAARPHLTVDPVVVAASIVMALQTIVARNVDPSQPAVVTVGSMHAGTANNVIPNGARLELSVRSFSPDVRALLKRRITELAETQAASYGATAHVEYIEGYPVVVNTDAETDFAAQVARELVGDAHVVEQTDLLMGSEDFAFMLQQRPGSFVRLGNGEGEDGCMVHNPKYDFNDRNLPIGAAYWTRLVERYLGQ
- the pcaF gene encoding 3-oxoadipyl-CoA thiolase codes for the protein MTEAFLCDAIRTPIGRYGGALSGVRADDLGAVPLKALVERNRDVDWTAIDDVIYGCANQAGEDNRNVARMSALLAGLPQGVPGSTINRLCGSGMDAVGVAARAIKSGEAALMVAGGVESMTRAPFVMGKAASAFARQADIYDTTIGWRFVNPLMKQLHGVDSMPETAENVAVDYNISRADQDLFALRSQQKAARAQQDGTLAEEIVAVTIAQKKGDPLVVSRDEHPRETSLETLAKLKGVVRPDGSVTAGNASGVNDGAAALLLANEETAKRFGLTPRARVLGIATAGVAPRVMGIGPAPATQKLLARLGMTIDQFDVIELNEAFASQGLAVLRMLGVADDDPRVNPNGGAIALGHPLGASGARLVTTAMYQLHRTNGRFALCTMCIGVGQGIAIAIERV
- a CDS encoding MFS transporter; the protein is MQKDHLALHPASTGVAEAGAPGAPAVTRRGAIAAAVIGNWLEFFDFTVYGFFAVLIGKLFFPSSDPTTSLLLSVATFAAGFFTRPLGSVVLGVYADRKGRKAALNLTIMLMALGTGLIAIAPTYAQVGVAAPLLVVFARLMQGFSQGGEFGAATSTLLEQGGTSRRAFRASWQLATQGGAALMGSGFAALLSNTMTKDALEGWGWRLPFLVGVLIAPVGMFLRRRLADDAPGDRHHGIERGVLHELFSKHTRTVVLLMLTVMGGTVSTYILTFYMPTYAIHTLGLPMKLSMFVGVASGCVMLVTCPLFGWLSDRLGSRRLPIFVGRGVLVALLFPAFWLMNHHPTLSVILPLTALMLLFYSLGSASEMALMCESLPRHVRATGISIAYALAVTIFGGTAQLIATWLVKTTGSKLAPAGYVAACVVLSLIAVAMLRETARDSID
- a CDS encoding GNAT family N-acetyltransferase; this encodes MTRRTAAERDALSTRLLTRDDVPLVWTIDRREIIQHLYVLRDGTLHLVPDFYDVAGWPDGEADHYTPILLDCHDRGGWCVGMFDGARLVAAVIVDSQPLGPHGDMLQLKFLHVSHDWRGCGLGEQLYRAAREQARAMGAARLYVSATPSQNTIDFYLRLGFTVSASPDPALYALEPEDIHLEGPTA
- a CDS encoding LysR family transcriptional regulator translates to MAFTLSQLRIFQAVVEHGSLRAAARALDLAQSGVTQQLQSLEATLGATLFTRTNRGIVPTAVGQRLLARSGSILGECEQVEREIRQLSGAYEGTVTLGLVAEPLIDAFAPVLSAFRARFDKVDVHLRTGTSRMMIGWLRESAVDFAIALVAKQTDTTDLAVTPLRASAPVVVCRNGHPAMHAQSLAELADYAWVSTRSPNLSADPVVNRLLAYFDVHGLPPPKILATVEGMFETLQLVTQTDCLSLETEAVTRHGPFAGALAKVPVREQAESQDICLLQRAAVPLTPAAQELATMLASYLRVVRGR
- a CDS encoding DUF523 domain-containing protein; the protein is MPRILVSMCVIGHPVRYNGSAKTAAHEALERWQREGRLVPVCPELAGGFSVPRPPAEIAHGESGQRVLAGAARIVDVNGTDVTAPFVSGAHTALALARTHDCRFAILADGSPSCGSTFIYDGSFENRRHAGAGVTAALLREHGVEVFADTEIDALDARLKQLSQAG
- a CDS encoding succinylglutamate desuccinylase/aspartoacylase family protein codes for the protein MQIRTTPLLSPSIGTQRTLTSFHFGPADTGRKIYLQAALHADETPAMLAAFVLKQRLAQLDAEGRLAAEIVLVPVANPVGLNHHLLGQFIGRFDLASGRNFNRGFLPLAEIAAHARDRLGDDGERNRAIVRECVGVALDEIVPRTEFDALQLALLKLSLDADVVIDLHCSLEAVMHVYTSETAWPEVEPLARYLGSEVSLLAEDSGGHAFDDAHHLLWSQLRQHLPAGTPMAAGTVAVTVECRGQRDVTYDYAERDADALVDYLVWRGAVQGERKPLPPLAAPATPLAGSEQFHAPVSGILVHRAAIGATIRAGDPLFDIVDPLTDAITTISSGTDGVFYMRRAIRFVTAGAPLGRVTGTVPVRKGMLLGA
- a CDS encoding class I SAM-dependent methyltransferase, encoding MKKALHELNRLSWNTATVAHNSHKGDQAAFFRAGGSTLFPEERELLGDVSGVRLLHLQCNAGQDTLSLVRDGADATGVDISDEAIAFARQLSADAGLPARFERADVLDWMPEAAARGERFERVFTSYGAICWLSDLNAWARGIAALLAPGGRFAMVEFHPFALYFDEHWTPHYDYFKGDATEEPAGVGDYVAASGTGLGAQHDHPGVVDFANPHPSYEFMWGIGDVVNALVSAGLAIDRLTEYPYANGWKGFDDMRELDGRRMVPPDHMPRLPLMYAIAAHREAA
- a CDS encoding transporter substrate-binding domain-containing protein, with the protein product MKRPFLPLVSLCLALAAGSAHALDARPVRLGIDPTYPPMDSKAPDGSLKGFDVDLGNEICRRAQLRCQWVELEFSGMIPALQARKIDAILSSMAITEKREKQILFSSKLFRFKSRLVARPGSGVDSTTASLAGKRVGVQSGTQFESWALAHWAPAGVSVMPYKSQDDVFADLVNGRLDAALLGTVEADYGFLRTPKGKGFAFVGAPLDLGDRGVGIGMRQSDTALKASIDGAIASMLKDGTYDRIAKKYFDFNPYGD
- a CDS encoding IclR family transcriptional regulator, with the protein product MTTEDTQTKPGDSYVQSFARGLAVIRAFDAARPEQTLTEVASATGLTRAGARRILLTLQTLGYVEADGRLFRLTPKILELGFAYLTSMPFWNLADPVMEQLSAQIHESCSAAVLDRTEIVYVLRVPTRKIMTINLSIGSRLPAYCTSMGRVLLSALDDAELDETLAQSGIRAHTPRTITDLGELKAAIAQVRQQGWAVVDQELEVGLMSLSAPIRNRRGQIIAAMNISGNAQRHTAKQMVKEFLGPLQQAAQTVSELVARRG